The Rubripirellula reticaptiva DNA window ACAATCACCGAGACGACAGACCCGAAAATGCCAATCCGACCATCGGTACAGCACCTTTGCCATGACGCATCGGTAACGGCGATTGCAATGAATAGGGCCGGCAATATTATCAGCGGTGCAGAGAACGGATCGATCGTCACCTGGAATCCTAGCAAGCCTGTTCGATCTCGCCAAGAAATATCAATTCAAAAGGGCGCATCGGTCGTTGACCTTACCCCCGACGGAACAGCACTTATCCTCGGACACCTTGACGGATCGGTTGAACGATTCAACTTGAATTCAGGTGAGCGAACACTTTTACGAGACCCCGATGGTATCGAGGTCTGTACCGTGACTGTCGAGCCAAATGGGAACTGGGCTGTCCTTGGCCTCGACAACGGTCAAGTAGTCTTGGGGTCCTCAACAGCGCCCGCAACTTCCCAGGTCTGCAACGTGTGGCAAAAGCTACCGTTCATTCCGATTGTCGGAGACAACAATATCGCGATGCATCAAATCCTGGTTTGCGAATCAGGATCTCGGATTTGCGTCTGTCGTGGCCAGTACGACATGCAATGGATTGATCTCTCGGTAGACCCTACGACAGGCAAATTACTTCATGCCGAATCCATTAGCGAGTTCCGAACCGACACGCGTGTTGAGACGGTCGCGTTGACCGACAATGACAAAGCGTTATTGATTGGCCACCGAGTACAGACCTCCAACGCGACCGATCCTCAACAAACCACCGTTACCGACGGCATGCTGAATGTCCGCTCGCACTGCGTTGATCATCCTCGACAACGCGTTTATGTCGGATGCCGAGATGGGCGTATCCGCGTCTTAAGTTTGGACGGTAAACCATTGGCCAGCAGCGAGCGCTGGAATGCCAACGTATCTACCAAACAGAACCTTCGCGAAATACTTGCGATCACGATGTCGCCCGACGGATCCAACATCATTACGGGAAGCCACGATGGTGAGGTGGGCATTTGGGACGCCGAAACACTGAAGTGGATCGGCACTCTGTTCAATGGTCACCAACCGGGCGAAATTGAACGAATGGACGTTTCGAAACGGGGCGATATTTTCATCGCTCACCAACGGAATCACGCCTGCGCAGACGACCAAGACGAGCCGTGTGTTAGCCACATCAAAATACTGCGTACAAGTGCCAGCGGAATGTCGACGGTGGGGTCCGCTACTGACCAAGCTTCGTACCCTGCACTTGCTTCCCAGCCCTGACCCCGGAGCGAGAATTCCAAGATACGAAAGTGCCCTTAAGCAAAAGTTTCGGAATGAGTTCACCGCACAAGTGCGATCGATTGGTTAAACCAAACGCATCTCGCCAGCGGCAGGACTGAATTCGATCAACGTATCGCTGGCAAATTTGCGCTTCCGCACGCTATTTACGTGCGTAACCGCACAGCGTTAGAACGATTGATTTAGCGAGCAATCGATCGAGTTGTCGTGACCACCGTTGCGCGATGCTTGTGGCATGTTTGCTTACCCTAATCGATGCTGGTATCGTCGCGCGAGATGCGATCGTTTAGAACCGACCCGTCCGAGATACTTACGCAGTCGATTTAGGTTTTCGACTGTGTTAGCCAAGATCATTTGACTGTGTTGGGGTTACGATTGAGTCCGCTCTTAGTGTTGCTTGGTGTGATCGCGGTAGGTTTGTTAGTCGGGCGAATTTCAATCTTCGGAATCTCGCTTGGAACCTCCGCAATCCTGTTTGTCGCGTTGCTTGCTGGGCATCGAGAGATGTCGATTCCAGACGGAATTGGCACTTTGGGTTTGGCACTGTTCGTCTATTGCGTTGGTATTTCCGCAGGTCCGACTTTCTTTCGTGGGCTAGCGTCGCAAGGCCGAATGATGGCGACTTTGGGTGGGCTGATCGTAATGACCGGCGTCTGTGTCGCAGCCGCAGCTTCAAAAATATTCGACTTGCCGGCCGACCTTACCGGCGGATTGATGGCGGGCGCTCTAACCAGCACTCCTGCCCTTGGTGCGATCACCGAGGCCGTTGAACAACCTGCAAACGTTGCCGTCGGATTCGGCGTCGCGTACCCGATCGGTATTGTGGTGGTTGTCCTGTTTGTTCAACTGGCCATCAAATTTGGAAAACGAGAACCGACCGCCGCTGCGGGGCAGGATGGTAATTCGTCGTCATCGCAGTCTGAGTCATCTGACTTGTCGGATATCAAACGACGGTCTGTCCAAATCATCAATCCCGCAATCGTTGGCCGCCGTCCAGGTCAAGTAGAAGTATTCAAAGACTCGGGGTGCCAGATTTCTCGCGTCCAAGTCGACAGCCGCTGGCTACCGCTTGCACCTGACTATGCATTCCGGCTGGACGACCACGTCATGCTTGTCGGAGCGGACAGCGATTTACACCGCGTTGCCGACACGCTTGGCGTCATCATTACAGATGAAGAAGCGATTCTAGACGCCGACCACCAACGCAAAATCCTGGTTGTCACGTCACCCGAAATCTACGGCCATACGCTGCAAGAGCTACGACTGCGATCACGATACGGCGTCACCGTTGCTCGCATCCGCCGTCACGAGATGGAGTTTGTTCCATCCGGACGAACTCGGATCGAGTTTGGTGACACTCTAACGCTGGTCGGCGAGTCGGCCAACTTGGCAAAGATTCAAGGTGTCGTCGGGCACCGCCCCCGCGCGCTGAACGAAACCGATCTGCTCTCACTCGTTGTCGGCCTTGCCGTCGGAATCCTAGTTGGACGTGTGTCTCTGCAGCTTGGTGAGATGTCCCTATCACTTGGAATCGCCGGGGGCCCGCTTATGGTCGGACTTATCCTCGGTCACTTTCGCCGCATCGGGCCGATACGCGGATCGTATCCGCCGGCGGCACAAATGTTGATGACCGAAGGCGGGTTGGCGTTGTTCTTAGCTGATGCCGGAATCCACGCCGGCACGGGCATCGCTCCAGTACTGGCCGAGCACGGTCCGGTGCTGTGTCTGGTCGCTGCTGCGATCGTTTGCGTTCCGCTAATGGTAGGATACTGCGTGTCAAGGTTTGTCTTCAAGCTAACGCTATTCCAGTCACTTGGCGCTACCTGTGGTGGCATGACATCCACGCCGGGCTTGGCGGTACTAACGACGGCTACCGAATCAAGTCAGCCGGTTACCAGCTACGTCGCCGCGTATCCTGTCGCGCTGGTTACGATCACGATTCTGGGGCCATTGTTGGTGGAATTGTTAAATGCCATCCTCTGACAATAGGCATCAGTCCGACAGCGGCAAATCACGCTGAATTTCATCAAGGCGATAGCCAAAACCGGCACCTCGGATCGTCGATAGGTCAAGCCTGCCGCCACGCCGCTGGTAAATTCCTGGATGAACCTTAGCCTCGGGCGCGGAAGCTTCGGGATAAAACTGCATCCCATTGGACTCGACGCCCATGATGGTTCCCGCATAGGCTGCCAGCCGAACATGTGGAATCTGAGCGAGCATCGGATTTGTTAAGTCTTGGACCATCAGCGGCATCCCATGCGCTTTTGCCCAACACAGACTCAGCAATGCTCCGGTTTGCGTCTTACAAGTCTTCAATGCGACTCCTGTCCAACCGAGTCGTTTCCCGAGTGCCACGAAACGCCAATCATGGGCGCTCTCGTCCAGAAACAGTGGCTTCCGTTGCGACACCGAATGCGTGTCGATCTGGTGCTTTTCTAAATCATACGGAAACGGCTGTTCGACATATAGAATGCGATCGCTGATCTCCGGGTACTCGGCTTTCAATCGATCGAGAATCTCATTGACGTAGTCCGTCGTCTTTGCAGTGCAGTTAAAGTCCGTAGACAACTCGGTAACCCCAAGTTCGATTGCCATCTCGCCGACACGAACCACACGTTCAAAGTCCCACTGGCTATCGTTACCGCGCAGCTTGATCTTCAAGCAATCAAGTCCATCACGAGTGATCCATTGACGCAGTGTGACTGGATAGCCGTCATCGGGTTCGGACCCGTTCCGATCCGAATCTTCCAGCGGATCCAAACCACCAACTAAGTGCCAGACCGGCATCGAAGTTGGCACCGAATCGACAAAGAAATCAGCAGGATGCTTACCGACGAACGAGACACCGCTGCCTTCCTCGGCAGTTAGATAATGATCCAAGTCATCCGAAAGGTATTCGGCGTTATAGGTATCGTAGACATCGACGTCGTGCAGCTTTCCGTACGCATCGTGCGTGGCAATGTCGAACGCACTGGCAACAATCAGCGCGGCCAAATGAGGCATCGCTTCATCGCCTCGGTCGGCATTGAACGCTTCGATCATTCCAGGCATAACGCCGTCAATAAAAGAATGACCGATTTCCAACGCATGCCCAGTCGACGATTGAGATTGCCAAGCGACTGCAAGTCGACCGCAAAAATCCGTCATCGCTTCATAGCGATCAGCGTAGGACATTGTCGCCGACGGCCAAGCCCAGGTCACCGACAGCGGTGTCTCGCCCCAACCGGTCGCCGTGTTTCCATCCGCTCCGGCAACTGTCACCGCGACTCGCACGCATGTCACTGACGACACTGATTCAGGCCCAAACTTCAGCGGCATCCGCATCCGAACGGGCAGATAGTAAATCTTCACAGAATCGACGCGGACGTCGGTTGACTTACGATATTGCAGCATCGACTTTGACATTCGACAAGACACTAAAACTTGAAACGAGAATCGGCCTCTGGAAAAGAGACTCTCTGGCTCAAGAGTGTAATGGAAAGAAAGTCGCTCGGGCGGTGGGGAACACCGCCGACTTGCTTAACGGAACGCGCCGGTCAACTCGCGGAGGTTACGAGCGTTTTGACCCAAGTCACCTTTGCCAACCCTTGATTGGCTTTCGGCTTCGATTCGCGATGCCCCCCTATTGTCATCGTCGACCACTCGCACGTGAATGTCATCGACGAATTGGAACAAGCCGGTCGTGCGTGTCAGGTGCAACGCAATCTCGCCCGATTCATTGGGCGAATCGCGTGAAATAATCTGCCAGTTCGACTGGGTGTTGACCCAATCGGTGATGCGATCGGCGACTTCGGATGGCGAACCGGTCGATCGAATTGGCCGCAGCGTTGGGTCGTCTGCCTTGTCATTTAGTTCGGCATGATTTTGGGTCATGCCGCGAATGATGGATTGAAAATTCATGCACAACAATCCAGCAAAGACAAGACCGACAACGAGTCGAATAAAAACGGTCCTAGAGAAGACCATCTTTTTCCAACATTTCTTTGTACTGGTCTCGTTCACGGCGAGTCGCTTCGAGGTCGAAGATCAGATACTTCATGTCCAATCGCAGTTGCGACAACGCTTCTTGAACCAAGTTCAGAATACGGCGGCGGCGAGTGCTGCACTCGACAACGCGTTGCATCGCGGGTGCCACAACGTCTCGGTAACGTTCGGGCAGCGAGTCAATCGCTTTCGCCATTTCTTGCAGCTCGATCGGTGTGTCGTCGGCGGTTGCTTGAGCGGATCCGATGGTCTTTGGCAACATATATTTCGCGTCCTGTTTGTGAGCTGCGAGTGAGAGCGTGAGGCTGTTTTGTCTGACAGGCCATCCATTGCATTTGCGGTGCCGTATCCCTTCGGCAAATCACAACCGATCAACATAAGCCATTGCCAGAAAACAACTTAAGCTACACGGGCTGACAAAGATGTCAAAACGCAACGGTGCGTTTTGGCAACACGGTTTCACCTTGCTTGCAGCACTTAAATCTTGGTATGGAAAGGGCTTGCGTCTGTGGTGGCGGCTGCGAATCAAATGTGGTTCTAAATCAACACCACGTCGCATTCCTTCCACACACTCGTTTTGCCAACTGGATCGGCCGGGCTTTCCGAGGGGTAACTCGGGGTCCACAGCGACGGTTCGCCTGGTAGATGTGCCGGGCGGAAACAAGATCGAATCGACTTCCGCGATTGTTCCGGCCGCCGCCCCGGTGGTCAACATTCCAATGTCAAAAAGACTTTCAACGAAACGCAAATCGACGTCGGATCTGCCGTCCAGGCAAACCGTGCGTGCTCGTTCGGATTGGCAGCAACTTGCTTGGACACTCGTTGTCGTTACGACCGTGATTGTTTGCCACTGCGTGGTCGCGCCAGAAGCCCAATCGCAAATCATTGATTCGCTCGATTCGTATCCGCCGCGCTGGCATCTAGGCCAGTCCGATTGTCAGGCTCGGGTTGTCAAACAGGACCATTTAGTCGACGGAGGAGTCGACGGCGGTGCCTGTGAATCGATCTCGTTCGTCGCAACCAACGGCAGCGAAGCGATCTTGGTTTACCCAATTGAACCGGTTCGTCCCCTAAATGATCTACTGGTCCGAGTTTCCGTGATGAGCGCCAAACCAGGCGCAAAGATCGGATTTCGCATTCGCTATCCGTTTTTGCACAATCCGGAAACGGGACGCCCCAAGTCAGTCATCATCTACGGCGCCCAGTACACGACGCCAGGCGAGTTCGCGACGATCGGCATTGGCATGATCGAGCGAGAGTTAAAACTAAAAAACATGGCGATGCGAGGTGAGTACGGCAGCGATGCTGACTTGTCCGATGCCTTCGTCGACGCGGTCGTGATCAACGCCTACGCGGGGCCCGGCACGACGGCCCTGCGAATGGACGAATTGCGCGTCGACGGGCTCGTCCCGATGGCCGAAGGCGTCAGCACGGGCAACGCCCGCGACGGCGAGGCCCGCTTGACCGACCGCCAACGATCGGCTCGCGTTTCCGGTGGCACCAATGATCATCTGGGCGACAGCAATCCTGGCACCTTGATCCGTCGTCCTGCATTTCCGGTCGGAAAAGTCACACGAATCCTTCAGCATAACGGCGAACCCCTAGCCTGGGTTCGTTCGCTGGGGTTCGATGCGGTATTGCTGTCGAGTCCGCCCGATGCCAACATTTTGGGCGAGGCCAGCCAGGCACGGGTCGCCATCTATGCCCCACCGCCGGCCAGCCCCGATCCTGCGATCGAAGCACTGCTAGATCCGATTTTGGCGTGGTATATCGGAATGGGCGAAGCACTTGATAGTCGCCAAGTCGACTCGGCCGCGATGACGTCATCAATGCTGCGCGGCTGGCCATCGCGATGGCAACGACCGATCATCGCAGCACCGTCTGAAGCTTGGCGTAATTACGCGCCACTGGTCGACGGCATCATTGACGACTTGCCGACACGAGTTCGGGGCATCCGCGGTGGCGAAGAAGTGTCGCAAATGATCCAGGCTCATCGGCGGATCGGCGACCGAGTCGAAACAGCCGTTGGTATCGCCAGCATGCCGCCCGAGTCGATGGTCCGCCAAGCCGAATCGATCGCCCGCGCGATCGGCGCACCGCCGCCCGAGGGATACCGATGGCATTCGATGTGGCTGCAAACGATGCGAGCACTCGAATGCACCCCCAAAGCCATTCTGTATCGATCAACACGGCCGCTGTCGTCGGGGGCAGCATTCGACAACAGCCGGGCGATGTCGCTTAGTTACGTCAACCGCATGATTGCAATGATCGCGCCGTGGGTCAGTTCGGCCACGGCCGCTGCAGCACCACCCGTCGTCGGCGCTCCCTATCGATGCACTCGCTTGGCGACCAACGACACCGACGTTTTGATTTTGACTTCCATTGCGACTCGCGGCAGCGAAGTGTTAGCCGGTGATGGCGACACCCTCGAAATCAATCTTACTCCTTCAGACGCGTCGAAGACCGTTTGGCGATTGACGAATTTTTCCGCCCAACGGATGACCCCCGAAGCAACATCGACGGGATCTCGGTTGCAAATCGTGTCACCGGATGCTGCCGAATTGATCGTCATGAGCACGGATCCAAGCGTGGGTGCGTTGCTGAGTCAGTCGGCAGCCAAGTTTGCGCGACAGGCCAGTTTGGATCGTTGGCAATTGGCCAGCGAAGCGGTACGAAGGACACGTGAGAGTTGGAATCGTGCCACCGCCGCTCGCGCGTCGGATCGCCGAGCTCCGTCGAATTTGGTAGACGTTGCCGAACAGACCTTGATGCAATCCGAACCGATGTATCGCGCCGGTGACACCGAACAAACGCTAAGAATGGCTCGCCGCGCCGACGCATGGGCGCTGCGCAGCGATTGGCAACTCGCCGAGTCACTGATGCCAGATTGGCCCTCGCCAACCAGCAGTCCGCCGATGGACTTTGGTGCGGCAGAAATTCAGACGATCTGGCGCCCACTGATGGACGAAGCCGGCTGGAGCAAGAACTTGTTGACCAGCGGTTCGCTGGATGACGAAAATTTGATGGGGCCGGGCCGATGGAGTTTTGGGCAGCGGATGACATCGCAAGCCAACAGTGAAGTGCGTCACATCACACGCGGCACGTTTCAAGGCCCGGGGGCGTTGCAAGCACGCGTCTCGCCGATTGGCGACGACATGTTGCCGGGCGGATACGAGGGAACGATCGTCCAAATTCGCAGCCCCTCAGTCCGCGTTGCCGCGGGAACGGCAATCCGGATCGATGCCGCCGTTCAGACCTTAGGTTTTGGTGGCCCCCACCAAGGTGTCTTGGTCTACGACTCAATCGGCGGCCAAGAAATGGGCGTGCTGGTTCGCGGTCGTTCGAATTGGACCAACGTTCGGCTGTATCGACAGTCGCTCGAA harbors:
- a CDS encoding aspartate:alanine exchanger family transporter, producing the protein MSPLLVLLGVIAVGLLVGRISIFGISLGTSAILFVALLAGHREMSIPDGIGTLGLALFVYCVGISAGPTFFRGLASQGRMMATLGGLIVMTGVCVAAAASKIFDLPADLTGGLMAGALTSTPALGAITEAVEQPANVAVGFGVAYPIGIVVVVLFVQLAIKFGKREPTAAAGQDGNSSSSQSESSDLSDIKRRSVQIINPAIVGRRPGQVEVFKDSGCQISRVQVDSRWLPLAPDYAFRLDDHVMLVGADSDLHRVADTLGVIITDEEAILDADHQRKILVVTSPEIYGHTLQELRLRSRYGVTVARIRRHEMEFVPSGRTRIEFGDTLTLVGESANLAKIQGVVGHRPRALNETDLLSLVVGLAVGILVGRVSLQLGEMSLSLGIAGGPLMVGLILGHFRRIGPIRGSYPPAAQMLMTEGGLALFLADAGIHAGTGIAPVLAEHGPVLCLVAAAIVCVPLMVGYCVSRFVFKLTLFQSLGATCGGMTSTPGLAVLTTATESSQPVTSYVAAYPVALVTITILGPLLVELLNAIL
- a CDS encoding enolase C-terminal domain-like protein; the protein is MSKSMLQYRKSTDVRVDSVKIYYLPVRMRMPLKFGPESVSSVTCVRVAVTVAGADGNTATGWGETPLSVTWAWPSATMSYADRYEAMTDFCGRLAVAWQSQSSTGHALEIGHSFIDGVMPGMIEAFNADRGDEAMPHLAALIVASAFDIATHDAYGKLHDVDVYDTYNAEYLSDDLDHYLTAEEGSGVSFVGKHPADFFVDSVPTSMPVWHLVGGLDPLEDSDRNGSEPDDGYPVTLRQWITRDGLDCLKIKLRGNDSQWDFERVVRVGEMAIELGVTELSTDFNCTAKTTDYVNEILDRLKAEYPEISDRILYVEQPFPYDLEKHQIDTHSVSQRKPLFLDESAHDWRFVALGKRLGWTGVALKTCKTQTGALLSLCWAKAHGMPLMVQDLTNPMLAQIPHVRLAAYAGTIMGVESNGMQFYPEASAPEAKVHPGIYQRRGGRLDLSTIRGAGFGYRLDEIQRDLPLSD
- a CDS encoding DUF1499 domain-containing protein translates to MNFQSIIRGMTQNHAELNDKADDPTLRPIRSTGSPSEVADRITDWVNTQSNWQIISRDSPNESGEIALHLTRTTGLFQFVDDIHVRVVDDDNRGASRIEAESQSRVGKGDLGQNARNLRELTGAFR
- a CDS encoding transcriptional regulator → MLPKTIGSAQATADDTPIELQEMAKAIDSLPERYRDVVAPAMQRVVECSTRRRRILNLVQEALSQLRLDMKYLIFDLEATRRERDQYKEMLEKDGLL